Proteins co-encoded in one Rudaeicoccus suwonensis genomic window:
- the pgsA gene encoding phosphatidylinositol phosphate synthase — protein MLNRYARAAMTRILTPLAKLFLRLGISPDVVTIVGTLGVCFGALGFYPRGEFFWGTIVITLFVFSDTLDGNMARLSGRSSVWGAYLDSTLDRVGDSAVFGGLVLYFAGHGHNLLMAGLALTCLILGSVVSYSKARAEGLGMTANVGIAERSERLVAVLVTTGLVGIHWLHLPMAVLGVVLALLALASLVTVFQRMLTVRRQALGAAK, from the coding sequence ATGCTCAACCGATACGCCCGGGCGGCGATGACCCGAATCCTCACGCCCCTTGCGAAGCTGTTCCTGCGGCTGGGCATCAGTCCGGATGTCGTGACCATCGTCGGAACCCTGGGCGTCTGCTTCGGAGCGCTGGGGTTCTATCCGCGCGGTGAGTTCTTCTGGGGCACGATCGTGATCACGCTGTTCGTGTTCTCCGACACCCTGGACGGCAACATGGCCCGGCTGTCGGGTCGCTCGAGCGTGTGGGGCGCCTACCTCGACTCCACGCTCGACCGGGTCGGCGACTCGGCCGTCTTCGGCGGGCTGGTCCTCTATTTCGCCGGGCACGGTCACAATCTGCTGATGGCCGGCCTGGCACTCACCTGCCTGATTCTCGGCAGCGTGGTGTCGTACTCCAAGGCGCGTGCCGAGGGCCTTGGCATGACGGCGAACGTCGGCATCGCCGAGCGCTCCGAACGACTCGTCGCGGTGTTGGTGACGACCGGACTGGTCGGCATCCACTGGCTGCACCTGCCGATGGCGGTGCTCGGTGTGGTGCTCGCGTTGCTGGCGCTGGCGAGCCTGGTCACGGTCTTCCAGCGCATGCTCACCGTCCGACGACAGGCGCTGGGCGCGGCGAAGTGA
- a CDS encoding HIT family protein produces MPSQTEPETEFARVPDGFERLWTPHRMAYIQSDKPEHDDDNACPFCAAQPKDDAEALIVHRGTTCFVIMNLFPYNPGHLLVCPNRHVASYIELTDDETLEFTELTKQAVRALTDASAPHGFNLGMNQGAVAGAGVAAHLHQHVVPRWGGDANFLPIIAQTKALPALLEDTRERLAAAWPCP; encoded by the coding sequence CCCGGACGGTTTCGAGCGACTGTGGACGCCTCACCGGATGGCGTACATCCAGAGTGACAAACCCGAGCACGACGACGACAACGCCTGCCCGTTCTGCGCCGCGCAGCCCAAGGATGATGCGGAGGCACTCATCGTGCACCGCGGCACGACGTGCTTCGTGATCATGAACCTTTTTCCCTACAACCCCGGACACCTGCTCGTGTGCCCGAACCGGCACGTCGCGTCATACATCGAGCTGACCGATGACGAGACGCTGGAGTTCACCGAGCTGACCAAACAGGCTGTGCGCGCGCTGACCGACGCGTCGGCGCCGCACGGGTTCAACCTGGGCATGAACCAGGGCGCGGTCGCCGGAGCCGGTGTGGCTGCTCACCTGCATCAGCACGTCGTGCCGCGATGGGGCGGTGACGCGAACTTCTTGCCGATCATCGCGCAGACCAAAGCGCTTCCGGCGTTGCTGGAGGACACCCGAGAACGGCTCGCCGCAGCCTGGCCATGCCCCTGA
- a CDS encoding phosphatidylinositol mannoside acyltransferase, whose translation MKVRDRLEVAGYRLAWSVVRMLPERAAYSTFDRVADVMARRNGKSVQRMRSNYARIRPELADAQLDALVTQGVRSYLRYWCDAFRLPRHTPESLEEGIRLTGHDEEARAIVARGEPLVLFLGHLGNWDFCGAWATFHFAPVTTVAERLKPEQVYDEFVAFRESLGMRILPLTGGPEVFPQLRDAIANGGFVPLLADRDLTSHGVEVTMCGHRMRAATGPARLSLETGAALFPLAVTYEPVPGRAAHRVVAHFGPRVTASGTGGPAEQVQDMTQQCIDSLGGVIREHTQDWHMMQRVFVDELD comes from the coding sequence GTGAAGGTGCGCGACCGGCTGGAGGTGGCCGGCTATCGCCTCGCCTGGTCGGTGGTGCGCATGCTGCCGGAGCGGGCGGCATACAGCACTTTCGACCGCGTCGCCGACGTGATGGCTCGGCGTAACGGCAAGTCCGTCCAGCGGATGCGTTCCAACTACGCCCGGATCCGCCCTGAGTTGGCTGACGCGCAACTCGACGCGCTCGTGACGCAGGGCGTCCGGTCGTACCTGCGTTACTGGTGTGATGCCTTCCGGCTGCCGCGGCACACGCCCGAGAGCCTGGAGGAGGGGATCCGGCTCACCGGGCACGACGAGGAGGCCAGGGCCATCGTCGCCCGCGGCGAGCCGCTGGTCCTCTTCCTCGGCCACCTGGGCAACTGGGACTTCTGCGGCGCGTGGGCGACGTTCCACTTCGCGCCGGTCACCACCGTGGCCGAACGCCTCAAACCCGAGCAGGTGTACGACGAATTCGTGGCTTTCCGCGAGTCGCTCGGCATGCGGATACTGCCGCTGACAGGTGGCCCGGAGGTCTTTCCCCAGTTGCGGGACGCCATCGCGAACGGTGGATTCGTGCCGCTGCTGGCCGACCGCGATCTGACCTCACACGGAGTCGAGGTCACGATGTGCGGGCACCGGATGCGTGCCGCGACCGGCCCGGCGCGACTGTCCCTGGAGACCGGCGCCGCCCTGTTTCCCCTGGCCGTGACCTACGAGCCGGTGCCCGGCCGGGCGGCACACCGGGTGGTCGCGCACTTCGGCCCGCGGGTGACGGCGAGTGGCACGGGGGGACCGGCGGAGCAGGTCCAGGACATGACCCAGCAGTGCATCGACTCGCTCGGCGGCGTGATCCGCGAGCACACCCAGGACTGGCACATGATGCAACGCGTCTTCGTGGACGAGCTCGACTGA
- a CDS encoding glycosyltransferase family 4 protein — MRIGIVNPYALDVPGGVQLHVKGLAEHLLGEGHHVRVLAPSDEDAELPDYVDSAGKAVAVPYNGSVARLLFGPVTASRVGRWIERGKYDVLHVHEPFSPSLSMLAMMAGEGAVVGTFHSSTARSRVLLASMPLLEPHLEKLTGRIAVSREALRTIHRHEGGGDAVIIPNGVYVDRFAHARPRDEWRSAQGRPTVAFLGRLEEPRKGLAVLLAALPAVLDAFPGLRVLVAGPGDPTELCRDAQSRAVAACEFLGMVTDEDKERLLVSVDAYIAPNTGGESFGIILVEAMSAGAPVIASDLASFADVLEDGADGVLFHTEDAADLARCMVDVLDDAPLREMLSERGRLRSRAFDWSRVAADIVDVYETCVAAQAGPVTTSAQTKRPMRRLRGRF, encoded by the coding sequence ATGCGTATCGGCATCGTCAACCCGTACGCGCTGGATGTGCCCGGCGGCGTCCAGTTGCACGTCAAGGGACTGGCCGAGCATCTGCTCGGCGAAGGTCACCACGTGCGGGTTCTCGCGCCGTCGGACGAGGACGCCGAACTGCCGGACTACGTCGACTCCGCCGGAAAAGCCGTGGCGGTGCCCTACAACGGTTCGGTGGCGCGTCTGCTGTTCGGCCCGGTCACGGCATCCAGGGTCGGCCGGTGGATCGAGCGCGGCAAGTACGACGTGCTGCACGTGCACGAACCCTTCTCGCCGAGCCTGTCGATGCTGGCCATGATGGCCGGTGAGGGCGCTGTGGTCGGCACCTTCCATTCCAGCACCGCCCGCTCGCGGGTGCTGCTGGCGTCGATGCCCTTGCTCGAACCCCACCTGGAGAAGCTCACCGGGCGCATCGCCGTCTCACGCGAGGCGCTGCGCACCATCCACCGGCACGAGGGCGGCGGTGACGCGGTCATCATCCCCAACGGTGTGTATGTCGATCGTTTCGCGCACGCCCGGCCCCGTGACGAGTGGCGCAGTGCGCAGGGCCGACCGACGGTCGCCTTCCTCGGCCGGCTAGAGGAACCACGCAAAGGCCTGGCCGTGCTGCTGGCGGCGCTACCGGCGGTGCTCGACGCGTTTCCCGGACTGCGTGTGCTGGTCGCCGGTCCTGGCGACCCCACGGAGCTGTGCCGTGACGCGCAGTCGCGAGCGGTGGCGGCGTGCGAGTTCCTCGGGATGGTCACCGACGAGGACAAGGAGCGACTGCTCGTGTCTGTGGACGCCTACATCGCTCCCAACACCGGCGGCGAGAGCTTCGGCATCATCCTGGTCGAGGCGATGAGCGCAGGTGCGCCGGTCATCGCCAGCGATCTCGCTTCCTTCGCCGATGTGCTGGAGGACGGCGCGGACGGCGTGCTTTTCCACACCGAGGACGCAGCTGACCTGGCCCGATGCATGGTCGATGTGCTCGATGACGCGCCCTTGCGGGAGATGCTCAGCGAACGCGGACGGCTGCGTTCGCGTGCGTTCGACTGGAGCCGAGTGGCTGCCGACATCGTCGACGTCTATGAGACCTGCGTGGCCGCGCAAGCCGGCCCGGTCACCACGTCCGCTCAGACCAAGCGCCCGATGCGACGCCTGAGAGGTCGGTTCTGA